The stretch of DNA GGGCGAATAGCTCCCGTTCACCGAATGCGTCCGCAAATGAACCTCTGCCAACGTCCCCAGGTCGATGATCGCAGGGTCGAACGCGACGACGACGCCTTCCGCCCATGTGTCGGATGGCGCGTCCGATCGTAGAAAGCCCTGATCGACCTGGATGACGCCGCGCAACGCCTGGAAGACCCCCTCGGTGCACCAATGGCACCCACCGCCAAAACCGATCTTTTCCACCTTCATGCTCCTGCGCCTACCATAGGGCATGTCATCCTTCGGAGAGATAGATGTGCCAACCGCGTCTTTCAAAGCCAGCCGCCGAGGTCCGCCCGTCTGAGGTGAGCAAGATACGTTCCCTATTCGTTCGGGTTGCGCTATCGCATCGCCATGGTCGCTAAGCTCAGTCGCAACAACAGGCTTCCCGCTGCGAAAGGCACCGGGATCGTTAGCGCGACAGTGTCGAACTTTGCCGATCTCGTAGAGGCGAAGAGCGAACGGCTGCCGATCTTTGCAGAGGCCGTAGCGGCATAATGCTCGACCTGTTCGATACGCCGATCCTGCCAGGACTGCGCACGCGTCCCGACATCATCGATCGGGAGGAAGAGAGCATGCTGATCGCGCAGATCAATGCCACCGATCCGACCCCGTTCAAGTTTCAAGGCTGGACAGGCAAGCGCCTCACCACGTCGTTCGGCTGGGCCTATGATTTCGAGGCGGGACGTCCGGTGGCGGCCGAACCACTTCCCGGCTGGCTTCTGCCGATCAGAGACCGGGCGGCGTGTTTCGCCCAGCTCGACCTGATCCTGCTCATTCAGGCGCTGCTGATCCGCTATGATCCCGGCGCAGGTATCGGCTGGCACCGCGACCGGCCAGTCTATGAGGATGTCATCGGTATCTCGCTCGGAGAGCCTGCAACCATGCGATTCCGGCGCCGGCGCGAGGGCGGATTCGAACGGGCGGCGATCCCGCTCGATCCCCGCGCCGCATACCATCTGGGCGGAGCCGCTCGCCATGACTGGGAACACAGTATCGTCGAAATGGATCGTCCCCGTTGGTCGATCACCTTCCGCAGCCTATCCATGATCGGGCAAAGGACGATCGTCAGGCACTAGGTCGGCAAGACGCGACGCGATGCGGTGTCGCTTTCCCGCCCTGCCGATCCGTCAACCAGCGCGATTGGAGGACAGCCGTAGCAACCGGCCGCCGGGTGCGTCTTCCAGGAGCCAGAGCGCGCCGTCCGGGCCAGCCATGACCGCGCGGATCCGCGCACCCATGGCCCACCGCTCCGCTTCGCTGGGAACCGTACCTTCGAATGTGATCCGGATGAGCGCTTCCGACGCCAGCCCGCCGACAAAGGCCGACCCGCGCCATTGTGGAAACATCGTACCGTCATAGAATGTGAGCCCAGCCGGCGCGATGATCGGGGTCCAATACAGCGCCGGCTGCTGGAACTTCGCCTTGCCGATCGGTGAAGCGATAGGCGTGTCGTCGTAGTTCTTGCCGTACGAGACGACGGGCCACCCGTAATTCTTGCCCTGTTCGATCAGGTTCAACTCGTCACCGCCTTGCGGGCCCATCTCGGTCGACCACAGGCGACCTTTGGCATCGAACGCAAGGCCGTAGGGATTTCGATGACCCGTCGTCCAGGTTTCCGCCTGGGTCAGGTTCGGGCCGGGTATTGTCTCCTTGCGTACCGGCGCGCTAGCGGCCGAGCCGGTATTTTCTGGCGGGTCGATCACGCCGATGGTCGTCGCGCCGACCTTACCCGCTTCGGGGTTGCCGGGCGCAGGCTTGCCGTCCAGCGTCAGCCGCAGGATCTTGCCGAGCGCCTGGTCGGGGTCCTGCGCCGGGGTAAAACGCTGCCGCTCACCGGAGGTAAGGAAAAGATAGCGGCCGTCCGGCGAGAACGCGATGTAGCCGCCGAACTGACCGCCATGGCCGCGGGGCAGCTGCCGCCATAGGACTTGAAGGTCTTTCAACGTCGGTCGAGCCGCGCCGAGATCGAGCGTTGCCCGAGCAAGCGCCAGGCCATCGCCGCCCTCGCCGGGTTCGGAATAGGTGAGGTAGATTTGCCCGCTCTGCGCGAAGTCGGGGGCCGTGGCGACGAACAACAGGCCTCCCTGTCCCTCGAAGTGGACACGCGGCACGCCGCTGACGGGCGTCTTTGCGCCCGCCGCGGTGACCAGCCACAGCCGGCCCGGTTTCTCGGTCACCAGCATCCTCTGGTCCGGAAGAAAGGCCAGTGCCCAAGGTGCATCGAACGCGGCGACGGGATTGACCTTGAACGGCTTGGACGACGCGGGTTTCGCCGCCCCGTAATTTACCGGTGGCGCGGGAGCCTGCGACCCGGACGGTGGCGTGGCGCGGTCCGTCGGTCCGCACCCGATCAGGAGCGACAGCGCAGCCATGGACAGTCTATGATAGGCAGGCACAGGTGATCCTCTCGATACAGGTGACGGGTGTGTCGCAAATGCGATCGAGCAACCAGCCGATTATTGCGCCAAAAGCAGATTTCATCGGTGCAGATTGGTGTCTGCCCAAATCGCCGCGCCTGCGGATAGCGCCGGCGTGGCTCCTCATTGGCGGCCGTTGGCGCCCTTCCGACGCCCTGCCGTGCGCGACGCCGGGCTGATGACCAGTAGCGACACGCCCTGGCGCGGCAGGGCGAACGCCAGCCTGGCGTCACCGCCGTGCGCTGTAAGCTGCCTGGGTTCAGCGTCCATCGTCGCGAGTTCGGCGGCCTTGAGCAACGTGACGCGCTGCTCGTTCGTCGGGGCTAGCGGCGATCCCATCGCTCGCCATGCGGCAAAGCTGTTCGAATGATCAGCATCGACCCGGTAGTGGGTCAGTACCGCGCCCTTCGCGAAGGCGCGAGGCAGTCGGTGGAGCCGCAATCGGACCGCCGCTTTCGGTCCCGGGAGATCATCGTCATGATAGTGCCAGACGAGCACCGTCAGCGTGTTGCCGTCGAGGCTTGCAATGCTGCCGACATCGGCGGCGCCGCGCACGCCGTTGGTCATCACCGTGTCCAGCGCGACCTGATGATCGGACACCGCAGGCACGTACCGACCGTTCATTCGCGCGAACATCTTGAACATGT from Sphingomonas sp. HMP9 encodes:
- a CDS encoding alpha-ketoglutarate-dependent dioxygenase AlkB, translating into MLDLFDTPILPGLRTRPDIIDREEESMLIAQINATDPTPFKFQGWTGKRLTTSFGWAYDFEAGRPVAAEPLPGWLLPIRDRAACFAQLDLILLIQALLIRYDPGAGIGWHRDRPVYEDVIGISLGEPATMRFRRRREGGFERAAIPLDPRAAYHLGGAARHDWEHSIVEMDRPRWSITFRSLSMIGQRTIVRH
- a CDS encoding PQQ-dependent sugar dehydrogenase translates to MAALSLLIGCGPTDRATPPSGSQAPAPPVNYGAAKPASSKPFKVNPVAAFDAPWALAFLPDQRMLVTEKPGRLWLVTAAGAKTPVSGVPRVHFEGQGGLLFVATAPDFAQSGQIYLTYSEPGEGGDGLALARATLDLGAARPTLKDLQVLWRQLPRGHGGQFGGYIAFSPDGRYLFLTSGERQRFTPAQDPDQALGKILRLTLDGKPAPGNPEAGKVGATTIGVIDPPENTGSAASAPVRKETIPGPNLTQAETWTTGHRNPYGLAFDAKGRLWSTEMGPQGGDELNLIEQGKNYGWPVVSYGKNYDDTPIASPIGKAKFQQPALYWTPIIAPAGLTFYDGTMFPQWRGSAFVGGLASEALIRITFEGTVPSEAERWAMGARIRAVMAGPDGALWLLEDAPGGRLLRLSSNRAG